A single region of the Pyricularia oryzae 70-15 chromosome 4, whole genome shotgun sequence genome encodes:
- a CDS encoding Bys1 family protein translates to MHFSTTVVLAIAAAPFATAQSGGTAPPSARVVNRCSFPVTMWSVGSSLSGGFTLGANGGSYGEQFSRDPVTGGRTLKVTRDSDGLFTGKPQLNFAYNLDGSQVWYDLSSVFGNALAGSKVVVSSAEASCPAIVWSSGTPPSGSQVKVCTSSKDVTLTLCAP, encoded by the exons ATGCACTTCTCCACCACCGTCGTCCTCGCCATCGCGGCTGCCCCCTTTGCCACTGCCCAGTCTGGAGGCACTGCCCCGCCATCTGCCCGCGTTGTCAACCGCTGCAGCTTCCCGGTGACGATGTGGTCCGTCGGCAGCAGCCTCTCGGGAGGATTCACCCTGGGGGCGAACGGAGGGTCCTACGGCGAGCAG TTCTCGCGCGACCCTGTGACGGGCGGTCGCACCCTCAAGGTCACGCGCGACTCGGACGGCCTCTTCACGGGCAAGCCGCAGCTCAACTTTGCCTACAACCTCGACGGCAGCCAGGTGTGGTACGACCTGAGCAGCGTGTTTGGCAATGCGCTGGCCGGCAGCAAGGTCGTCGTCTCGAGCGCCGAGGCCTCGTGCCCGGCCATCGTCTGGAGCAGCGGCACGCCGCCCAGCGGAAGCCAGGTCAAGGTCTGCACTTCGAGCAAGGACGTCACCCTGACGCTGTGCGCTCCTTAG
- a CDS encoding tryptophan dimethylallyltransferase 2 — translation MPLPGSTADLDLAYPPSPRSVPLGIRAATANNLIASFDQPHDPEQKWWWSRCAPLFYTILNASGSYTPEQMAEHMRVVRDVVIPSLGPRPSKAAAKGLITLDGTPFEPSWNFTRGRSVVRYAFEPLWDTGSNPEEPFGGRQVPEFARVLSRVAAPDTHLGWFDQIWARWNVAGDEAARAKRALIAHGKPASARVPQLFLAFDHHGAERRLKSYHFPILKHLATGVSTEKLVLDMMTDLRPGGDELRAAAAKMKTFFDRTKYPAAAEMLSIDCVDPRTARVKIYARTQSNSLDTVRETMTLAGLQTDEQTMEGVARVAKFWHLLLDERGGMERGQNKELRVKATHHTGICFVFEIRPGSDRVSVKPQMPWCQTNGTDARGAENFAAVLKMFGWEDHVDRFEKGVMAAASL, via the coding sequence ATGCCCCTCCCGGGGTCCACGGCAGACCTCGACCTCGCATACCCGCCCAGCCCACGAAGCGTACCGCTGGGCATCCGAGCCGCgacggccaacaacctgatCGCCAGCTTCGACCAGCCGCACGACCCCGAGCAGAAGTGGTGGTGGTCGCGGTGCGCACCGCTCTTCTACACCATCCTCAACGCGTCTGGCTCGTACACCCCCGAGCAGATGGCCGAGCACATGCGGGTGGTGCGCGACGTCGTCATCCCCAGCCTGGGTCCGCGACCCAGcaaggccgccgccaagggGCTCATAACGCTGGACGGCACGCCGTTCGAGCCGAGCTGGAACTTCACGAGGGGGCGGAGCGTGGTGCGGTACGCCTTTGAGCCGCTGTGGGACACGGGAAGCAACCCCGAGGAGCCGTTTGGCGGGCGGCAGGTGCCCGAGTTCGCGCGGGTGCTCAGCCGAgtggcggcgcccgacaCGCACCTGGGCTGGTTCGACCAGATCTGGGCGCGGTGGAACGTGGCGGGCGACGAGGCGGCGCGGGCCAAGCGGGCGCTGATTGCGCACGGCAAGCCGGCGTCGGCGCGGGTGCCGCAGCTGTTCCTGGCGTTTGACCACCACGGAGCGGAGCGGCGGCTCAAGAGCTACCACTTCCCCATCCTCAAGCACCTCGCCACCGGCGTGAGCACCGAGAAGCTGGTGCTCGACATGATGACGGACCTGCGGCCGGGCGGCGACGAGCtgcgcgcggcggcggccaagaTGAAGACGTTTTTCGACCGGACCAAGTatccggcggcggccgagatgCTGAGCATCGACTGCGTGGACCCGCGGACGGCGCGGGTCAAGATCTACGCGCGCACGCAGAGCAACTCGCTGGACACGGTGCGCGAGACCATGACGCTGGCGGGGCTGCAGACGGACGAGCAAACGATGGAGGGGGTGGCGCGGGTGGCCAAGTTTTGGCACCTGCTGCTGGACGAGCGCGGCGGCATGGAGCGCGGCCAGAACAAGGAGCTGCGGGTCAAGGCGACGCACCACACGGGCATCTGCTTCGTGTTTGAGATCCGGCCGGGCAGCGATCGCGTCAGCGTCAAGCCGCAAATGCCGTGGTGTCAGACCAACGGGACCGACGCCAGGGGTGCCGAGAACTTTGCCGCCGTGCTCAAGATGTTTGGGTGGGAGGACCACGTGGATCGGTTCGAAAAGGGCGTCATGGCTGCTGCTTCTCTGTAA